In the genome of Chelmon rostratus isolate fCheRos1 chromosome 12, fCheRos1.pri, whole genome shotgun sequence, the window gcagaaaacaaaacaacaaataacaaaataaacaaaaatgaaatgttaatttgttCAGATCGACTGAGTCTGGATCTCTGAATGTGAGACACCTGGGCAGCATGTTCTGCATGTTCTACCTGTTGACAAGTTTTGAAAACTAGCTTGAAGGAATCAGTTTGTGGATCCGTTTCTGGTCGTGGTAAGCGATGACACTGCGAAGGGATGAAAAAGCTGCTAAATAAAACCTGTCATGCATTGACTTGGAAACATCATTGCACAGATTAAGATCTATTTCAAACTTCGATTCAATCGTGTTTGAATTTCACTcagaacattttaatttgagatGTGCTGAACAATTATTATCATGACAGCAAACATGAGGAGCCCTAATCTTCGTTTTAAGGACACTTTGTGTTTGATGATATTATTAGgaatgatttttgtaaacagcTGTGAAGAACTGACAAAATGTGGTACGAGTATCAATAAATCTAATGCACTTCATCAATAATTCCAGGCCTTCTCATCTGTGCTGGTTCACATCGATGTTTTTCATACTGGACTTCGTTCAACGTGATATAAAAAGTCCTAAATCTAACTCGCTGAACCCTGCAGACACCCTGTTTCTGTGCATCTCATCCTCACCACATTAtcatgcagcacaaacagctttGTCAACTTGTTTGTTTATAGTAGACTTTACTGAATCGGCACAAGTGGAAGGAAGAGGCTGCTGCACATTCTGATAGTCTGGACAGCTGAGACCCTGCAGAACCAGTGTTTGCTCTCTTTGTGCTTGCAGTGATCCCTCCACCTGGCCTGGACCAAAGTCCCGTGAGCCCCCTCAACCCTTTCCTCACTCCAGGACCAGCTGTGCCCACCTTTGCCCTATCAACATTTGGTAAATAGAGCCAATATCAAAAATTAAACGCATTTCAGCATTAAACAGTGTGCAGAGACCATTTTACATGAGCACTCAGGTACTGTTGTTTATGCAATTTTAAGCTGAtcactagtgtgtgtgtgtggttttatttgtAGTAATATAACAAGTGAAGTTGAAATGTCCATTCACAGCATTGCATCTTACTGTTAAAATGTGTCTGCTTATGATCTGTCGGTACAGATCAGGTCCAGGAACACGTGTGAGCTCACACGTCCTCCTTGTTTCTGTCACCTCGGGCAGCTGCAGACTAATATTTCCTCCTCTTGTGCGCTCAGGATCCAAACTTTCATCGGGATCCAGACAGAGGCACCTTCAGCGACGCGCTCACCCCAGGAGGAAATAGACCTGCAGTGGACATCAGCCCTTCAAATGCACCCGCACGGCCCGAATATCATTATACCTCagtcccctctcctcctctcaaaGATCTGCGCTGCACATTCAGCAATTCATCTCTTGGCTTTAATTTAATCGATTGGTTTTCAGCAAATCCGCTATAGTTGCATCTTGCATTATAGTGCAGGAACGAACAGAGACGAGGAAAGAATTTCAAAGTGCCACAGACGACCTCACTGACAGTGCATTTACTTTAAGTATTAAGCAGCACAAACAGGACTGAACTCACTACATCTTATTTCAGTATTTGCAATTTGAAGTTAACTTGAAATCTAGAGAGTTTttagcgttttttttttttacatggttTATGCTTTTATAAGtttcttattttaaaaaccaaatttacaaaataataattttgcTTTACAGATATGTGTGATAATATATTGTATTGACATGCTgacattaaaaagcaaacaaacttgTACAATCAAACAGACTTCCTCGAGGGTGGTGTTTATTTGCCGGCTTACATTGCATTGTACTCCAAACAAATCCAGGTATAAGTGTTGGATGCGGACGTGGAATAACAGGTGCCGCAGCTGCAGCGCCTTTGTGTGAAATGTTACCTGTAAAAAACACTCTCACAGGTCAGTGCATCCACCTGTGTGCTATATTTAGGAGAGGCGGTTTGCTATTTGCCCTTTCCTGCTTTATCTGGGACTGCCTTTTTGTTGGGTTGCCGGCTGTGATTGGCGGCTTATGAGCACACCTGTCAGCCACGCCCATCTTTGTCCCCTCCAGTTTCTGTTCAGATTGAGTAGGAAATGGCAGCAGCGGCGACCATTTCTGTCGAACAAGACCAGTTTTGCTGTTCGGTGTGTCTGGAGGTTTTAAGAGACCCGGTGACGATCCCCTGCGGACACAGCTACTGCCTGGACTGCATTGAGGACTACTGGAACAGGGCCAAGCAGAAAGGCCAGTACAGCTGCCCCCAGTGCAGGCAGGTGTTCAATCCGAGACCCCTGCTGAGTAGAAACACAGTGCTGGGTGAGGTGCTGGAGAAGTTTCAGCAGTCCGGACTTCAAGCTGCAGATCAGCACAAAGCGGAAGAAGTGAAATGCGGCGTGTGCACGGGGAGGAAGAGCAAAGCGGTGAAATCCTGCCCGGTCTGCTCCGAGTCCTACTGCGCGGCTCACCTGAAAGCCCACGACAAACGCTTTCACGGCAAGGCCCACAGGCTGACCCCAGCTTCAGAGCAGCCGAGGGAGAAGCTGTGTCCGCACCACGACAAGTCCCTGAGGCTGTTCTGCCGCACCGACCAGCAGTACGTCTGCTCCCAGTGCGTGAGAGAGCGACACAAGAGCCACGACgccgtgctgctgctggacgaGAGGGCGGCACAGCAGGTGGGCAGGCTGTCCTCACATGCACATTATTCACGGACCGAACAGCTTCATTTGCAGTTAAATCATCGTATAACTTAATTTATATTAgtgctttttaaaattacatataTAAAGTACATCATGCAagtttttctttaatgtgtgtttgtgattttagAGTTAGCAGCAGGTTGACAGTCATGTTTTCTGTAATGTTGCGTTGTGGATATGTATGACTTGCATATATTGTGTTCAGTGAGTCGACAGCATGACACTTAATACATCACGTTTGGGTTTGTTCATCCTGAACAACCAGCTAACTTGGCTAACGTGTGATTAACGTGTTTGGTTTTCAGGCACTTTGGTTTCTTAAAGGAAACTTTTGGCGTTATTATAAAACGTCAAACTTCGCTTTCTGTCAGCGAGTCACATGAGATCATTAAGgccactctcacatctgtccgCAGAACATAAATCTACAGCCAgtccagttagcttagcacaaagaaaacagggaaacagttgccaggcaaccagcggagACCCCAGGAAGTTTACTgttcccagccaagaaatagtccggGACAAAATCTCCTGTAAACTGGTAAAATGTCGCTTTTATTCTCAGATTTTTGTAACTAAATTAAATGACCAAGATATATGTTtagttagtgagctttagaagcacttgttgttggatttgtttgtttcccccatttccagtctttatgctaagctaagctaactgccttCTGTAGCCTTATATGTAGTGTGCAAGCAGAGGAAAGGTGTCATTCTCCTCGTGTGGCTCTCCAAAAAAGGGCGAACAAGTGCATTTCCCCAAATAACAGATGCCAAGTTGGCTATAGTCAAGctttcagggggaaaaaaacaagtttccCACTGCATTGATGAGTAGGATGGTGACATGAATGCTGTTTACAAGTATGATAACTCTGATGTGACATGAACACTTGAGCCttaacagtgttttctgtgacaTCATCCTGCCCTGTGTTGACTTCCATCTACATTTACCATTTCTGTGTTATTTGCTGTAAATGGTTAAGATTGAGAGCTGTGGGCATCTATCCAGCAGGGATTGTTTAACAAATTACGCTAGTCAGAGTTTGAGGGTTTTTTAAGCACCTAATTgcctccatgagctgtgtgtcgcagcctctgctgcaggtCCAGCTGGTGATGTGTTGATAAATGGGCCTAATTTGTATATGATGAAGGATATGTCTTTATCGCCCGGTGTAAAAACTAAGGCATTTCAAATATTGAACACAGAGAGTATAAAATGTGCCCTGGTCttgcagccatctcttgtgctCTGATCTGACTGAGAAGTTTAGATTGATAGACCAAAGGCCTCCTAGTTCTATCCAACCCTTTGATTGTAAATCAAAACTTTCCATCTTGAAAGTCAAGCGTGGAGGAAATATTCGAGTGAGCGGCCTCAGGGACTGCAGTGTGTGATATTCATCTTTTGTATTCTCTCAGAAAAAACTCCAAGAAACCTGTTTGAAGTCTGGGCAGAGATTGAAGGACACGGAGAAGGAACTTAGATATGTTGTCAGATACATCAAGGTGAGATTTTTTTCAAAGCTTCAGAGATGTTGTTGACGCATAAAGGTGTGGTGTTCATGACTCCTGGAGaccaaaaagagaaaaccttATCCTCCGCAGCACTCCACAGAAGCAGCggtggaggagagtgagaggattTTCTCCAAGCTGATCCGCTCCATAGAGAAACAAAGCTGCGAGCTGAAGGAGCTGTTCAGAGTCCAGGAGAGAGCAGCCCTCGATCAGGccgaggagctgctggagaagatACAGAGGGAGACAGTCGAGTTCAGGAGGGCCGATGCTGAGCTTGAGAAGCTGTCTCATGCCGAGGACCACATCCACTTCCTTCAGGTATGGAACAACACAGAACTCAGTAATGCGAGAATGGGCTAGTCCAGCCACACCTTTATTACCTGAGAAATATTTTAAAGTGACTTGACTCCTACTCACCTTCAAGA includes:
- the LOC121614445 gene encoding tripartite motif-containing protein 16-like protein; the protein is MAAAATISVEQDQFCCSVCLEVLRDPVTIPCGHSYCLDCIEDYWNRAKQKGQYSCPQCRQVFNPRPLLSRNTVLGEVLEKFQQSGLQAADQHKAEEVKCGVCTGRKSKAVKSCPVCSESYCAAHLKAHDKRFHGKAHRLTPASEQPREKLCPHHDKSLRLFCRTDQQYVCSQCVRERHKSHDAVLLLDERAAQQKKLQETCLKSGQRLKDTEKELRYVVRYIKHSTEAAVEESERIFSKLIRSIEKQSCELKELFRVQERAALDQAEELLEKIQRETVEFRRADAELEKLSHAEDHIHFLQKCKSLHFPSKTVEMPNADALPYLMYKSMRGALADLKDSLDETLEREFSRISDKAISLKETSNQVTSEKTKAKGSDGPYNPEPKTRADFLQYYNDITLDPNTANPYLSFSDGGRGVTTRLEPQPYPDHPSRFSSWAQVLCRAGMAGRCYWEVEWAGTGGVSIGVCYKNMNRNGGGSDCKLGHNSKSWSLDCSYSGCSFQHNKESVTIAASCCSRIGVYLDFRGGTLSFYNVSDSMVLIHKVKTTFTQPIYPGFWVGLGSSLKLCSL